The following proteins come from a genomic window of Gimesia chilikensis:
- the mprF gene encoding bifunctional lysylphosphatidylglycerol flippase/synthetase MprF — MLHRLKQLAPLLVITIFVGAIWLLVRELKHYNIHDIRSAVEQIPAWRLWAAGGLTVLNYVLLIGYDYLAVRAIQHPLSLGKISLASFTGFVTSYNFGALLGGTSVRYRLYSAWGLTAMEILQLMLMLGTTYWVGVFALAGVVFLSHPFPIPASLHLPFSSVQPLGGLLLAVAVVYASLTLIRKSPIRVKGIELRLPSTRMTLLQLAVSAGDLLLVAAIVYTLLAHNLTIGYGEFLGIFLMATVTVVLSHVPGGVGVFELVILTLVASPSSAKILAGLLVFRVIYYLIPLFFAVILMGLHELSLNRGLAQRTLQQANRWSATIAPLILSWCTLLAGAVLLFSGATPIVTARLGHLQQTLPLPLVEISHFLGSLIGAALLVLARGLQRRLDSAWWLITGLLSLGILVSLLKGFDYEEAILLGVILLALLLSRQQYYRKGTLIHDRFSLPWAATILSIVLCSLWLGLFAYRNIEYSHELWWAFTIKGDASRFMRGSIGAISVVLLFSIARLTSAQRPQAHPPTTDELALVRQLVTASPVTSTRLALLGDKSLLFNPQQTAFIMYGIQKRSWISLGDPVGPEADRAELVWQFRELVDLYDGWPVFYQIRPENLSIYLDQGLTILKLGEEARVPLTEFELSGGKRRKLRQAINHCEQAECGFTIIPREQVPAILPELKRISDDWLQSKSTKEKGFSLGYFDETYLSQFPIAVVKQRGTIIAFTNILEGADKEELSADLMRYDQTAPPGVMEYLFVKLMLWGQTAGYAWFNFGMAPLSGIESRPLSPVWNRTANLIFRYGDHFYRFEGLRSYKEKFDPVWTPKYLAAPGGLALPQILRDLVALIGKPHTDSIRRSHDGPLG, encoded by the coding sequence ATGCTGCACCGCCTTAAACAACTCGCTCCGTTGCTGGTGATTACCATCTTTGTGGGAGCCATCTGGCTGCTGGTCAGGGAGCTGAAACATTACAACATCCACGATATCCGTTCGGCAGTGGAGCAGATTCCCGCCTGGCGACTCTGGGCAGCCGGGGGCTTAACCGTTCTCAATTACGTCTTGCTGATCGGTTATGACTATCTGGCAGTCCGGGCAATTCAGCATCCACTTTCTCTAGGGAAAATCTCGCTGGCTTCCTTTACCGGTTTTGTCACCAGCTATAATTTCGGTGCCCTGCTGGGAGGGACCTCGGTTCGCTATCGTCTCTATTCCGCCTGGGGTCTGACGGCGATGGAAATCCTGCAGTTGATGCTCATGCTGGGAACGACCTACTGGGTCGGCGTGTTCGCGCTGGCCGGAGTCGTCTTTCTTTCCCACCCTTTCCCGATTCCCGCATCGTTACACCTTCCTTTTTCCAGTGTTCAACCACTGGGGGGACTGTTACTGGCTGTTGCGGTTGTTTATGCCTCGCTGACACTTATCCGCAAATCACCCATCCGGGTCAAAGGCATTGAACTGCGTCTGCCCAGCACCAGGATGACCTTATTACAGCTGGCCGTCTCGGCGGGAGACCTGCTGCTGGTCGCTGCGATCGTGTATACCCTGCTCGCCCACAATCTCACCATTGGCTACGGGGAGTTTCTGGGCATCTTCCTGATGGCGACAGTGACGGTGGTACTTTCCCATGTACCGGGAGGGGTCGGCGTCTTTGAACTGGTAATTCTCACACTCGTCGCATCCCCTTCTTCAGCTAAAATTCTGGCAGGGTTACTGGTCTTCCGAGTGATTTACTACCTGATCCCCCTGTTTTTCGCTGTGATATTGATGGGCCTGCATGAGCTCTCACTCAATCGCGGCCTGGCGCAACGCACACTGCAGCAGGCGAATCGCTGGTCAGCGACGATCGCTCCCCTGATTCTTTCCTGGTGCACGCTACTTGCGGGGGCAGTCCTGCTCTTTTCGGGTGCCACCCCCATCGTCACAGCCCGCCTGGGCCACCTGCAACAGACGCTCCCCCTGCCCCTGGTCGAGATTTCACATTTCCTGGGGAGTCTGATCGGAGCAGCCCTGCTGGTCCTCGCCCGGGGACTCCAGCGACGACTCGATTCGGCCTGGTGGCTGATCACTGGCCTGCTCAGCCTGGGGATCCTGGTCTCTCTGCTGAAAGGCTTCGACTATGAAGAAGCGATTCTCCTGGGCGTCATTCTGCTGGCCCTGCTCCTCAGCCGCCAACAGTACTATCGCAAAGGTACCCTGATTCACGACCGCTTCAGTCTTCCCTGGGCGGCTACCATCCTGAGCATCGTACTCTGTTCGCTCTGGCTCGGACTGTTTGCCTATCGGAACATCGAATATTCCCACGAACTCTGGTGGGCGTTTACAATCAAAGGTGACGCTTCACGTTTCATGCGGGGCAGCATCGGTGCGATCTCGGTGGTGTTGCTCTTCTCCATTGCGAGATTAACCTCCGCACAGCGTCCCCAGGCACACCCGCCGACCACGGACGAACTGGCGCTGGTCAGGCAACTCGTGACAGCTTCACCAGTCACGTCCACACGCCTGGCATTACTGGGAGATAAATCCCTGCTGTTCAATCCACAGCAGACAGCGTTCATTATGTATGGCATTCAGAAACGGTCCTGGATCAGTCTGGGAGATCCCGTCGGGCCCGAAGCGGACCGGGCCGAACTGGTCTGGCAATTTCGCGAACTCGTGGACCTCTATGATGGATGGCCCGTCTTCTACCAGATCAGACCGGAAAACCTCTCAATTTATCTCGACCAGGGACTGACCATCCTCAAACTGGGTGAAGAGGCACGGGTCCCTTTAACCGAGTTTGAACTTTCTGGCGGTAAGCGACGAAAACTCCGTCAGGCGATCAATCACTGTGAACAGGCAGAATGTGGATTCACGATCATCCCCAGGGAGCAGGTTCCTGCCATCCTTCCGGAACTGAAACGGATCTCTGATGACTGGCTGCAGTCTAAGAGTACGAAGGAAAAAGGGTTTTCCCTCGGTTACTTTGATGAAACCTATCTGTCGCAATTCCCGATCGCTGTCGTCAAACAACGGGGAACGATCATTGCCTTCACGAATATACTCGAAGGCGCCGACAAAGAAGAACTCTCAGCCGATTTGATGCGTTACGATCAGACAGCGCCTCCGGGTGTGATGGAATACCTGTTTGTGAAACTGATGCTCTGGGGACAGACTGCAGGTTATGCCTGGTTCAATTTCGGCATGGCTCCCCTTTCCGGGATCGAAAGTCGTCCACTGTCCCCCGTCTGGAACCGGACGGCGAACCTGATCTTCCGCTATGGCGATCATTTCTACCGCTTTGAAGGTCTGCGCAGCTACAAAGAAAAATTCGATCCGGTCTGGACTCCCAAGTACCTCGCAGCGCCCGGCGGACTGGCACTGCCTCAGATCTTACGAGACCTGGTTGCCCTGATTGGTAAACCCCACACTGATTCGATCCGGAGATCGCACGATGGACCACTGGGATAA
- a CDS encoding YybH family protein — MNLSPYLARWGLFFSVLSTGLLLDCSDLSAQYQRTPVSGEAEAVEKAPAAETRSKPSAAEQAIRKVAVEFKKAFDAGNAEKVASFWSPEGEYVEASGMRLVGRPAIQKAYAAYFKTNKKAQIQISVDSVRQIGDDLAIEEGRTMVAVPEGATDYSQYTATHVRQNGKWKMVSVKESNLVPSATQVNLKDLEWLIGSWEAEDVGVTLKTVYRWMPGNKYIERTFSAQTLSGDKPQVMGTQIIGVDPLTGDIMSWTFNTDGSHAIGIWAPVENGWVIESRGVTADGMLTSANNVITKIDKNGCRWQSVNRTVNGTELPDALEVVSRRQ; from the coding sequence ATGAATCTCTCTCCGTATCTTGCCCGCTGGGGGCTCTTTTTCTCTGTGTTATCTACCGGTCTGCTACTGGACTGTTCTGATTTATCAGCACAATATCAGCGGACTCCTGTTTCTGGTGAAGCGGAGGCTGTTGAGAAAGCACCCGCTGCTGAAACCAGGTCGAAACCATCGGCGGCCGAACAGGCCATTCGCAAGGTTGCAGTGGAATTCAAGAAAGCATTTGACGCAGGGAATGCAGAGAAAGTCGCTTCCTTCTGGTCACCGGAAGGGGAATATGTGGAAGCCAGCGGCATGCGACTGGTTGGCCGTCCGGCGATTCAGAAAGCCTATGCAGCTTACTTCAAAACCAACAAAAAAGCTCAAATCCAGATCTCGGTCGATTCTGTTCGCCAGATTGGTGATGACCTGGCAATTGAAGAGGGCCGCACCATGGTGGCAGTTCCCGAAGGGGCTACAGACTACAGTCAATATACCGCGACCCACGTCAGGCAGAATGGGAAGTGGAAAATGGTCAGCGTGAAGGAATCGAATCTGGTTCCCTCGGCGACGCAGGTGAATCTGAAGGATCTGGAATGGCTCATCGGCAGTTGGGAAGCTGAGGATGTGGGGGTGACGCTGAAGACCGTCTATCGCTGGATGCCGGGCAATAAATATATCGAACGCACCTTTTCTGCACAGACCCTGTCCGGCGATAAGCCGCAAGTGATGGGCACACAGATCATCGGCGTGGATCCGCTTACGGGGGACATCATGTCGTGGACCTTCAACACCGATGGCAGTCATGCGATTGGAATCTGGGCTCCCGTGGAGAACGGATGGGTGATTGAATCGCGGGGTGTGACTGCAGACGGCATGCTGACCAGTGCCAACAATGTCATCACCAAAATCGATAAGAACGGCTGCCGCTGGCAATCCGTGAATCGAACAGTGAATGGTACGGAACTGCCCGATGCACTCGAGGTTGTTTCCCGACGACAATAG
- a CDS encoding arylsulfatase encodes MPSAPLDRISHSLCGLTCLLLALLLPLDHLSAAQRPNILLIVADDLGYSDLGCFGGEIETPQLDSLAKEGVRLTQFYNTGRCCPSRGSIMTGQYPHRVGLGHMTRNLNQRGYQGHLDDQAITVAQILQQGGYRTFLSGKWHLGTEDPTKHGFEEFYGTLVSAKTFWDVDHFTRLPATRDTHTYPKGEFYGTDALGDYAIDFMRMGRRNPDQPWFLYLAFNAPHFPLHAPNKEIDKYADRYHIGWDQVRQQRLTRMKKLGIVPEVTKLSPRSRYWDWGEAEARVNPAWDSLPTDRRGDLARRMAIFAAMVDRLDQNVGRVLTSLRQNNELENTLIIFTSDNGACAEWDPFGFDIRSSRNNTLYWGDQLDRMGGPDTHHSVGSGWANASNTPWRLYKHYNHEGGIASPGIVHWPAGVKQSGKIISTPAHIIDIVPTLLEAAQVAYPESWDNIPTIPLPGRSLLPLLQGKPQSERTLYFEHQGNRAIREGRWKLAATRGGPWELYDVSRDRTELNDLAKTEPERVQQLARKWDQWAQENFVLPYPQDYRIDYLAPLQKP; translated from the coding sequence ATGCCCTCTGCTCCCCTGGACCGAATCAGCCACTCTCTGTGCGGCTTGACCTGTCTGCTGCTGGCACTGCTGCTCCCCCTGGATCATCTGTCCGCAGCCCAGCGGCCTAATATCCTGCTGATCGTCGCTGACGATCTTGGATACTCCGACCTTGGTTGTTTTGGTGGTGAAATCGAAACACCGCAACTCGACTCGCTGGCAAAAGAGGGGGTGCGGCTGACTCAGTTCTACAACACCGGACGCTGCTGTCCTTCTCGCGGATCGATCATGACCGGGCAATACCCGCATCGCGTCGGACTGGGACACATGACGAGGAACCTGAATCAGCGCGGCTACCAGGGACATCTCGACGATCAGGCGATCACGGTTGCCCAGATTTTACAGCAGGGTGGCTACCGCACGTTTCTCTCTGGTAAATGGCACCTCGGAACAGAAGATCCGACCAAGCACGGCTTTGAAGAATTTTATGGGACGCTGGTCAGCGCCAAAACGTTCTGGGACGTCGATCATTTCACCCGTCTCCCCGCGACCCGCGATACGCATACTTATCCTAAGGGAGAGTTCTACGGGACAGATGCCCTGGGGGACTATGCCATTGATTTCATGCGGATGGGCCGACGTAATCCCGATCAGCCCTGGTTCCTCTACCTCGCATTCAACGCCCCGCACTTCCCACTGCATGCCCCGAATAAGGAAATCGATAAATACGCAGATCGCTACCACATCGGCTGGGATCAGGTCCGGCAACAGCGACTGACACGCATGAAAAAGCTGGGGATCGTACCTGAAGTAACCAAACTCTCGCCGCGATCCCGTTACTGGGACTGGGGAGAAGCCGAAGCACGCGTCAACCCGGCCTGGGATTCACTGCCCACTGACCGCCGCGGGGATCTGGCACGCCGCATGGCAATCTTCGCTGCGATGGTTGACCGTCTGGATCAGAATGTAGGACGCGTCTTAACCAGCCTGCGTCAGAACAACGAGTTGGAGAACACGCTGATCATTTTCACGTCAGATAACGGAGCCTGTGCAGAATGGGATCCATTTGGCTTTGATATCCGTTCCAGTCGCAACAATACACTCTATTGGGGTGATCAGCTTGATCGCATGGGAGGCCCGGATACGCATCACAGTGTCGGTTCCGGCTGGGCTAATGCCTCCAACACCCCCTGGCGTCTCTACAAGCATTATAATCACGAAGGAGGCATCGCCTCTCCCGGAATCGTCCACTGGCCTGCCGGTGTGAAGCAGTCCGGCAAAATCATCTCCACGCCCGCACACATTATCGACATTGTCCCCACCCTGTTGGAGGCAGCCCAGGTCGCATATCCGGAAAGCTGGGATAATATACCGACGATTCCCCTGCCGGGACGCAGCCTGCTGCCTTTACTTCAGGGTAAACCTCAATCCGAACGGACTCTCTACTTCGAGCACCAGGGAAACCGGGCAATTCGCGAGGGTCGCTGGAAACTGGCTGCCACCCGGGGCGGCCCTTGGGAGTTGTATGATGTCTCCCGCGACCGGACTGAGCTGAACGATCTTGCTAAAACGGAACCGGAACGAGTTCAGCAACTTGCCCGAAAGTGGGATCAGTGGGCACAGGAGAACTTCGTGCTGCCCTACCCTCAGGATTATCGCATCGATTATCTGGCACCGCTGCAGAAACCGTAG
- a CDS encoding PDZ domain-containing protein, whose protein sequence is MLCLLTLFLIVNYESQAQESAPNAAPQSIDPNLSPRQKYAALMSEAHKARLNQHYSKYYKATLGVVATDASGPLAAHLTNGAPDWWTGVGTNLDGNPGYGVVIMHVAPGSPADKAGLMKYDIILSFGKHRLASVRQLNALLAKAEPGQNVTLSVIQVGEKGAVSKVNVTLGWAERINAPAGGNPPRTFTPQFPNAAKFGNDDEYLANPKAPMQYQYAAPYEYAPKLNSSMPMDFEGSLSDK, encoded by the coding sequence TTGCTTTGTCTTCTCACACTCTTTTTGATCGTGAACTACGAATCACAGGCGCAGGAATCTGCTCCCAATGCTGCTCCCCAAAGTATTGATCCGAATCTGTCTCCCCGCCAGAAGTATGCTGCTCTGATGAGTGAAGCACACAAGGCGCGACTGAATCAGCATTATTCGAAGTATTACAAAGCGACCCTGGGGGTTGTTGCCACAGATGCTTCCGGTCCTCTGGCCGCTCATCTGACAAATGGTGCTCCCGACTGGTGGACTGGTGTGGGAACGAACCTGGATGGCAATCCGGGGTATGGTGTGGTCATCATGCATGTCGCTCCCGGCTCACCAGCCGACAAGGCAGGGCTGATGAAATACGACATCATCCTTTCGTTCGGCAAGCATCGTCTGGCTTCCGTCCGTCAGTTGAACGCGCTTCTGGCGAAAGCAGAGCCCGGGCAGAATGTGACTCTCTCTGTAATCCAGGTGGGAGAAAAGGGCGCTGTCAGCAAAGTCAATGTGACACTGGGTTGGGCCGAGCGGATCAACGCTCCTGCTGGTGGAAATCCTCCACGGACTTTCACTCCCCAGTTTCCGAATGCTGCCAAATTTGGTAACGATGATGAATATCTTGCCAATCCCAAAGCACCGATGCAGTATCAGTATGCGGCTCCTTATGAGTACGCTCCCAAGCTGAACTCTTCGATGCCCATGGACTTCGAAGGCAGCCTTTCTGATAAGTAA
- a CDS encoding ATP-dependent zinc protease, with amino-acid sequence MRKTLQSKKKQKSDPTVIGWREWISLPDLGIGLIKAKVDTGARSSSLHAYDLHRFERDQEEWIRFKVHPVQRRTHEVVEAEARIFEYRSVRSSSGKATMRPVIVTNIELLGFNWPVELTLANRDEMGFRMLLGREAFRQRFFVDAGKSYYGGKPPREKRT; translated from the coding sequence GTGAGGAAGACACTGCAGAGCAAGAAAAAACAAAAATCTGATCCTACTGTCATTGGTTGGCGTGAATGGATCAGTCTTCCAGATCTGGGAATTGGCCTGATCAAAGCCAAAGTTGATACGGGCGCACGTTCCTCATCGCTGCATGCTTATGACCTGCATCGGTTTGAGCGGGATCAGGAGGAATGGATTCGCTTCAAGGTACATCCTGTCCAGCGCCGGACACACGAAGTCGTCGAAGCTGAGGCCCGCATCTTCGAATATCGCTCGGTTCGCAGTTCCAGTGGCAAGGCAACCATGCGACCTGTCATTGTGACCAATATCGAACTTCTCGGCTTCAACTGGCCCGTGGAACTGACTCTTGCGAATCGGGATGAAATGGGCTTCAGAATGCTGCTCGGACGCGAGGCGTTCCGTCAGCGTTTTTTTGTGGATGCGGGTAAATCTTACTATGGCGGTAAGCCTCCTCGAGAGAAACGAACCTGA